Proteins from one Hemicordylus capensis ecotype Gifberg chromosome 7, rHemCap1.1.pri, whole genome shotgun sequence genomic window:
- the C7H1orf109 gene encoding ribosome biogenesis protein C1orf109 homolog isoform X2 — protein MPPAPPAAARMAAQDAAWLRSLQTCFGALREQHQAWKKTLAACTPLLASLANLAEQMEASRKVALASPRPLRDFPSLPERIQRKQRSAAEALLEELQEQLADLQKAQHAVGLHVAGLSQQARGLGLESSLRRSACSPSVADLLEWVLDVERFYHRTYLEAKLLLLPLSYENLTSMQALPQAWQRVLNHSLQNVVEDTLLKVAFFLEAT, from the exons atgccccccgccccgccggcggctgccag GATGGCCGCCCAGGACGCGGCTTGGCTCCGCTCGCTACAGACGTGCTTCGGTGCCCTCCGGGAGCAGCACCAGGCCTGGAAGAAGACGCTGGCGGCCTGCACGCCTCTCCTGGCCTCGCTGGCCAACCTGGCCGAGCAGATGGAGGCCTCCCGGAAGGTGGCCCTGGCCAGCCCGCGGCCACTGCGAGACTTCCCCAGCCTGCCCGAGAGGATCCAGCGCAAGCAGCGCAGTGCGGCGGAGGCGCTGCTGGAGGAGCTGCAGGAGCAGCT GGCTGACCTGCAGAAGGCGCAGCATGCCGTGGGCCTCCACGTGGCCGGTCTTTCCCAGCAAGCCAGAGGGCTGGGCCTGGAGAGCTCCTTGCGGCGCTCGGCCTGCTCTCCCTCCGTGGCAGACCTGCTGGAGTGGGTGCTGGACGTGGAGAGATTCTACCACCGCAC ATACCTGGAGGCAAAGCTGCTCCTTCTCCCACTCAGCTATGAGAACCTGACTTCCATGCAAGCTCTCCCCCAGGCCTGGCAACGGGTGCTGAACCATAGTCTCCAGAACGTGGTAGAAG
- the C7H1orf109 gene encoding ribosome biogenesis protein C1orf109 homolog isoform X1, with the protein MLLPSLRPQRGGTANSGRGTAFPSRRRRERGIGSGGAASQPGQGGGARGLPPPLPVGSLSSRAEGTARAGSRSSAPARSPAPRRFGDACRQQLMMAAQDAAWLRSLQTCFGALREQHQAWKKTLAACTPLLASLANLAEQMEASRKVALASPRPLRDFPSLPERIQRKQRSAAEALLEELQEQLADLQKAQHAVGLHVAGLSQQARGLGLESSLRRSACSPSVADLLEWVLDVERFYHRTYLEAKLLLLPLSYENLTSMQALPQAWQRVLNHSLQNVVEDTLLKVAFFLEAT; encoded by the exons ATGCTGCTGCCTAGTCTCCGCCCACAGAGAGGCGGGACAGCGAACTCGGGCCGAGGAACTGCATTTCCCAGCAGGCGCCGGAGAGAGCGCGGCATCGGGTCGGGAGGAGCGGCCAGCCAACCAGGACAGGGGGGCGGAGCTCGTGGCTTGCCCCCGCCCCTCCCCGTCGGCTCTCTCTCCTCGCGTGCTGAGGGTACCGCGCGGGCAGGTAGTCGGTCCTCTGCGCCTGCCAGGAGCCCAGCCCCCCGCCGGTTCGGAGACGCGTGCAGGCAGCAGCTCAT GATGGCCGCCCAGGACGCGGCTTGGCTCCGCTCGCTACAGACGTGCTTCGGTGCCCTCCGGGAGCAGCACCAGGCCTGGAAGAAGACGCTGGCGGCCTGCACGCCTCTCCTGGCCTCGCTGGCCAACCTGGCCGAGCAGATGGAGGCCTCCCGGAAGGTGGCCCTGGCCAGCCCGCGGCCACTGCGAGACTTCCCCAGCCTGCCCGAGAGGATCCAGCGCAAGCAGCGCAGTGCGGCGGAGGCGCTGCTGGAGGAGCTGCAGGAGCAGCT GGCTGACCTGCAGAAGGCGCAGCATGCCGTGGGCCTCCACGTGGCCGGTCTTTCCCAGCAAGCCAGAGGGCTGGGCCTGGAGAGCTCCTTGCGGCGCTCGGCCTGCTCTCCCTCCGTGGCAGACCTGCTGGAGTGGGTGCTGGACGTGGAGAGATTCTACCACCGCAC ATACCTGGAGGCAAAGCTGCTCCTTCTCCCACTCAGCTATGAGAACCTGACTTCCATGCAAGCTCTCCCCCAGGCCTGGCAACGGGTGCTGAACCATAGTCTCCAGAACGTGGTAGAAG